In a single window of the Danio rerio strain Tuebingen ecotype United States chromosome 20, GRCz12tu, whole genome shotgun sequence genome:
- the dusp23a gene encoding dual specificity protein phosphatase 23a produces MSSQQNPAEPPNFSWVEPCKLAGLARPTMVHHYRYLLDHGIKHLVSLLEIKPPNYEKCPELSLHQISIVDFTPPSRSQILQFLSIVEKANAKGEGVAVHCAHGHGRTGTMLACYLVKSRHLSGEEAIKEIRRLREGSVETKEQEQAVIDFHNYIHSGCQKH; encoded by the exons atgTCATCTCAACAAAACCCCGCCGAGCCGCCGAACTTCTCTTGGGTCGAGCCATGCAAACTCGCCGGTCTGGCCCGTCCTACAATGGTCCACCACTACAGGTACCTGCTGGACCACGGCATCAAACACCTGGTCTCCTTGTTAGAGATAAAACCACCGAATTATGAGAAGTGTCCAGAGCTGAGCCTGCATCAGATCAGTATAGTGGACTTCACTCCGCCGAGTCGCAGTCAAATCCTGCAGTTCCTGAGCATCGTGGAGAAGGCTAATGCTAAAGGAGAG GGGGTGGCGGTTCACTGTGCGCATGGTCACGGCAGGACGGGCACCATGTTGGCCTGTTACCTGGTCAAAAGCAGACACCTGAGCGGTGAAGAGGCCATCAAAGAAATCCGCCGACTCCGAGAAGGCTCCGTCGAGACCAAAGAGCAGGAACAGGCGGTGATAGACTTCCACAACTACATCCACAGCGGCTGTCAGAAGCATTAA